The genomic stretch cattttcatatgtcaagaaaaatacattaaagatttattaaaaaaatttggaatGAATGAAGCAAAAATTATGGTAACACCTATGCATCCATATTCTAATCTTGATAAAGATGAACAAGGACTATCCGTATCAGAAAAAgaatatcgaggtatgattggttcattaTTATATTTAACTGCCAGTAGACCTGACATTGTCTTTTCAGTAGGTCTTTGTGCACGTTTTCAAACTGACCCTAAGGAATCACATTTGACTGCTGTCAAACGCATCTTTCGATATCTCGTTGGTACCACTGACATTGGTTTATGGTATGAAAAAGGAAATCACATCAACTTAATAGCttactgtgatgctgactatgctggagacaaaatagaaagaaaaagtacAAGTGGAGCCTGTCAATTTCTAGGACAAGCTCTTATTACATGGTCTTGCAGAAAACAAAATACAATTGCTCTATCAAAAACTGAAGCAGAATATGTGTCTGCCGCAAATTGCTGCTCACAAATTTTATGGATAAAAAATCAACTAGAAGACTACTCACTTCAATACTCCAAGGTATcgattttttgtgataatactagTGCTATAAACTTGTCAAAAAATCCTATTCAACACTCGAGatctaaacacattgaaataaaacatcattttattagagaTCATGTTCAGAAAGAAAATATAGAACTCATTTTTGTAGATACAGAAAATCAATTAGCAGATattttcaccaaacctctagtggaagatagatttaattttctaaaatcaAAATTATCTATTATCAAAATACctaagtaaatattttttttatatattaggtaataaaataaaataaaaaataataaataaaaaaaatatatcacgTGTGTTTTTCTtgagtacatatatatatatatatatatatatatatatatatatatatatatatatatatatatatatatatatatatatatatatatatatatatatatatatatatatatatatatatatatatatatatatatatatatttcttttttgttGCTCTTAGTAATATATATATCAGATTTTTATATTGCCTATATTAGAGTTTTCAAAAATTCACGTGTGTTTTCTCATTGTCTTTCTCGTTTCTCTATATCTCTTCATCATTACAAAAAAAGCTGCCTCTTCCCATACCAATCAAATCAGCACACCTTCTACCAACTTCCTATCAAATCCTTGCTCTTCCCAACGATCTCTAATGATTCAACTTAATCTCTCTTAAATCTTTCAAATGGTATTCAAAGTTATAACTATCATTGTTCCATTTGCTGATACTATATTCTCTCTTCCTTCCAAAACACAGAAAACCCTCTCCATGGAAAAACCACCCACCAAGCGCCGCACCACCACCACTCGACAAAAAACGACCATGAAAACCACTGACTCTCGACCAACACCCACCACTCCCACCCGTCGCTCAGCACGACATGCAAACATCTCTCACGATCCAACTCCCTCTGAGCAAACTACAGAAGaatctcaaaaccctaatcttccTCTTCCCTCAACCCAGATCGTTTCTGCTCCTCAACCCACCAAACCATCTTCCTCGCACGTTTCCACTCAATCAAGCGAAGGAACTTCTCTTGTATCTTCGTCTTTCTAAGCCTATGACCATCCATCTGAAATCTCAACAAAAGAATTCATCTCTGATGATGATGTTCGTGCTCTCTTTAACGAAAAATGGCGTTCACTTCCTATCGTCGCCGGCAAAACCGTCAACTTGGATAGTTACTCTATCTGGGGTTACGACATAAACGAACTCGCAATAGCCACAGGTTGGACCAACTTTCTCCAACTTTCTGATGTCTTCTACCCTAGACTAGTTAGAAATTTTTTTGCTGCTATTAAACCCTCTGAAAGTGATACACAGCTAATCTCATCTGTAAAGGGTCGTCAAATAACCCTAACTCCAGAGCTCCTTTGCGACATTTTGCATGTCCCAAACAATGGACTTCATCTCTTTAATGATGACTGGCCCTCATCTTATGACCTAGACATTGAATCCTACAGACTCTCAATCACCAAACATCAAACTGACCGTTTTGTGTCTGCCAACCTTGAACCCCTCAGCCATATCATTCATAACTTCTGCATTCACACTATCCTTCCAAGAAAAGGCAGTATGGAACGAATCACTGATAAAGACCTCCTTGTTATCTATCATTTCTCAAAGAAAACTCCTCTCAATATAGGATATTTGGTGCTCAATTACATTAAACACACTGGTCTTAGAGCAAGAAGCGCCCCCTATGGTATGCTTCTTACCAAAATATTCAAGCACTTTAATGTTCCTCTGGATGATGAAGACTCCTTCGAAATCAACAAAATACTGGATGCCTCCAAGTTGAAGCGCATGAAAATTCCTTCACTCAAGCGAGCACCATCACCTAAACCTGAGGCCAAATCAAAGCACAGGCGTCTTGTCAAGCAATATGCTCCAACTGAACCTTTAACAACGGATACTGAATCTCCTAACTCTCCAAACATCCTGACCACAAATTCTCCCATTCCATTATCTGTGGCTCTTCCAAACACTGCTGACCTAGAATCCCCACAAGACCCCTCACCGATCTCTCCTCATGCCTCTAAATCCGTATCTCCAAACCCAAAGGAAACAAATAAACAATCTCCTGTAATCACACAATGCATTGACCTCACGTCTACATCACCAATCCCAGTAGAATCCTCACCACAAACAGTTGTCATCACTCAAGCTCCAGTTTCTCTCCAAACTGAAACTCTCTCCTCATGCCTCTAAATCCGTATCTCCAAACCCAAAGGAAACAAATGTTTCAATCTCCTATAATCACACAATGCATTGACCTCACATCTACATCACCAATCCCAGTAGAATCCTCACCACAAACAGTTGTCATCACTCAAGCTCCAGTTTCTCTCCAAACTGAAACTCTCTCAAATGTTTCAAGTCCTCCAACCCTAGAGACTTCTAACACTGACATGATCAACATTTTCGCTCTTGAAAACCTTCTCTCAAGTCCTCCTAGTGCTTCAGCTCATCAACCACCCTCACCAATATCTCCTCACACTCCTGCTTCAGCTCAGCTGTCCTCACTCATATCCATGCTTGAGGCTGAATTATTAACTCCACCCACTTCAAATCAACAAACTTCAATTATTCCCCATGTTGCCACATACACTTCCCCTACTATGACAACAAATCCTCTCTCCACGACCTCACCTCTGAACTCTCCAAATTCTTACAAAGAACCTTCTTCTAGAAGAATTCAACTCTCCTCAATCAATCATACAGACTCCAACGATCTCACTGCTCAGATTGAAGCCTTTTTTAATAACTCCGTTCAGCTATCTGAACAAGATGATCCTATAGAATCACACGCCTTGCCTTCTGTTCCACAACCTGATCCTTATGTCTTCCAAACAAACTCTCCAATATTTTCTTCTCCAAAGGAAGATGATGATAACTCCTTCAATGTTCAAACACTGCTTGCTCCGAGGTATGACTCATCACCTCCTAGAAACACCACCGATAATTCCAATACCCTTCCTCAGATTCCCATCACTTCCATCACATCCTCATTTTTTAACAACTTCCCCAGCATTGGTAATCGTCCTCCCGTTTATCCTCGATGTGCAACCTCATCTGAAACGGTTAACCCCCATCAGGGCATCAACCTTCGATCCTACACAGCTCTCCAAAAGCAGTTAATGGCTTACCAAAAATTCTGGATTGATTATGTCACTGAACAAGTATGCCCGAGGTTTCCAGGAATGTCTCCTCCGGATCCCTCTCAGATTCAGTTTCCATTTCTGCCATTATCTTCTGAGGCAACATCTGATGATGAACAATCTGGTTCTTAATCTTCTCGTCCTCTATCTTTTGGTGCCCCCTTTCTTTTTGTATGTttgacaaaagggggagaacaAGCTTTGACCAAAGCTTTGTCTTGTTTAAGTTCTTTGTACTTTATTTATCTTTAGTTCACTAGGACTTTGCATTATATTTAGCAGTAATCCTCTAGGATCTTTTTGTGTTTGTGtatcaaaatattgatgtaaatcaattaatatattgTTCCTCAAACATTAATCAAAAACTGCTATCTAATCAACATGTGTTTCAAATGCTGataaatttatttactatatatGAACTAACATTGAGGGGGAGCATTTGCCCTTTCAAAGTATGCATCTTTTCAGGGGGAGTTTCAACGTCCTTACTCAAAGaaattgggtagtgattaagtgagaagttgtaaacgagggagtttagctttgaattgatactactaatagtggacttcatccctggcttggtagcccccagagtaggttgtttgaaccgaactaggtaaacaattatgtgtgttatttattgtttttatgatgTTTTGTTATTACTAtctgtgctgcgtaattgtggaGGTCATAACATCCTGTTTGACAtcaagcgtgtgttactagaattttcacatTCGTTAAGAGACATAATTAAGATAGGACCATATAATTAGGGTTCAGCCGTTTTGTCCAATCTATATAGTTCTTTGTGTAAAAACGCATATAAGGATACTTGTTCGTTTTATCCCTGCACTTTTTTAACTCCAAGCAAGAGCTTAGTCGAGAATGACATCACTAGCCCTTGTCAACGAGAACGATTTCACATTCCCCTACGCAACCAAGTAAGTTTATGACATTATTTCAATTTACTTATTTatactataaataattataaatagtttattttcactattttggTTTAGATTGTCTGTTCGAGGGATGAACTACAATAAATGTCCTAAACACGCTATAACGGTCTATCACCTTGGTCCAGACGATGTATTACAACTAAGCTACTTATCATCTCCTTAAATTAGTTTTGATATTAATAATTTACTAatctaataatatatttttcctcTACAATTTACTTGGAGGCCGTATATGGGTCTCGACCATGAAATTAACCCCGAAGATGCTGCAGTTTGGACGGCAAAAACAACGATCATCAGGTTCACTACTATGGAGATGCACCATAGTGACCATGTCGAATTAAAATTCCAAATGCAACAACAAATTCCATATTCCCCTACGTGTTTAGGACAATGGCATTAACTTAGAGTCGATGCCCAATGAGATTTTAACGATTGGAGATACTTCGTTGGGGATGCATTTCGTCAATGGAAACATCGTCATCAACGGGACATAAACAAACCTATCATTCCATACAAATCTAAACCAACTCGAAATTATATGAATTGGTATAGATTGGTTACAACAACTCAGTTTGTGTCTGATTCGAGACAATTGATTGACCCACGCCTACAAGCTTCGTCATCATACGCCTAACATGATTACGAATACACCTACACCTAACAACCAACCCAACAAAATTGTCGATCCACCTACACCCAACTACCAAATCCACAACATTATCAAACCACATACACCCAATAACCAATTAAACATGATTACCAAATCACATACATTCAAATCCATAAGGAATTCATGCCACACACTCAAAAGCAAAACCATTTTAATGCAATGGAAAATAATTTATAGTTTTAAtgcaaaagagagaaaaaatgtgataagtgtaaaaaatgaaaagaaaaaagttttggcTTTTTGGTTAAAGTATAGATAGATAGAAGTTTTGGGTGGATTAGTAAAAATTAAAAGGAATTTGTGTAAGAAAAAAGAGGTTTCAGTGAGTGTGAATGAGGGAGATTTTGTTACAGGAAAAGTGTGCAGAGATTGTGGGGAGGAAGTTAGAAAATGTTGTTGAAATTATTAGTTTTGTGGATGAAGGGTTGGTAAGAAAAATGAGTGAAAATTGTTGGTTTTTTGTTGGATTGAAATTGGAAAAGAATGAGTGGGTTTTGGTGTAAGCAATTGGTAGAATGTGTGAAATGGTTAGCTgtctatttatataaaaaagagCCTAAAGGTAGTGCATTGTCagagtaaatttttttacacgatcaatgcatcacaacccttaaaaataaatactttatatttaatttaaagaaaaagtcaaattattataaaatttaacgGTTTGGATTTCACTGACAatgtaaaactgctttacactgtcGGTGCATTTCCATTtaatcctataaaaaaattaggttaattaaaatgaaaataaaattaaatatggattagataataataaaaaataagataaaaacatAACTTATAGAGAAATTGAGTGATGAGGGGACGAGGGAGGCCGAAAAAACCGGTTCCGCCGCCGCCGGTATCTACTTAAATGGATGCCTCTGGTAGCAAGACTACAACCATTGTTGACCACCAAGCTAGCACTATTTCGATTCCTGTGGAAACTTTGGCTGAGGGTTCTCCTTCCACACCTACGAACCCTAAGAAGGAGGAGACTGTGCAGAAGACTGAGAATAGAAAGCTGTGGGTTGATGTTCTGAATGACAATCGTAACCCTGCCTAGGGTAGATCCATGAAGTATGTTGCTCCTAAGATGATTGTGTTGAAATATATTCtgttaatgttttgaatattacaaactattttatctaaagaaactccaaagtgatttcatcaattaatcatctaaataatttatggtctctatcaaacaaagagttaaaatgatgattcaagattGAGCTGACAAAGAACAAAGCTTTAAGAACATATGGATTCTCAGAAGTTAAACAAGTTACTCTTCAaaattatggtcccagagttactcttcagaatgacagtcccagagttactctccagaattatggccccagagttactctccagaatcatggtcccagagttactagtcccagagttacgtgttccagagttactcgtcccagagttactagtcccagagttacgtgttccagagttactcgtcccagagttacttgtcccagagttactcgtcccagagttac from Vicia villosa cultivar HV-30 ecotype Madison, WI linkage group LG4, Vvil1.0, whole genome shotgun sequence encodes the following:
- the LOC131598270 gene encoding uncharacterized protein PB18E9.04c-like, encoding MFQSPIITQCIDLTSTSPIPVESSPQTVVITQAPVSLQTETLSNVSSPPTLETSNTDMINIFALENLLSSPPSASAHQPPSPISPHTPASAQLSSLISMLEAELLTPPTSNQQTSIIPHVATYTSPTMTTNPLSTTSPLNSPNSYKEPSSRRIQLSSINHTDSNDLTAQIEAFFNNSVQLSEQDDPIESHALPSVPQPDPYVFQTNSPIFSSPKEDDDNSFNVQTLLAPRYDSSPPRNTTDNSNTLPQIPITSITSSFFNNFPSIGNRPPVYPRCATSSETVNPHQGINLRSYTALQKQLMAYQKFWIDYVTEQVCPRFPGMSPPDPSQIQFPFLPLSSEATSDDEQSGS